The Macellibacteroides fermentans genome includes the window GGGTTGTCGCAAAATACGGTTCATGCTATTTTACAGGATAGTCAGGGTTTTATGTGGTTTGGGACCAAAGATGGTTTAAATCGGTTTGATGGTCTCACTTTTCGCGTTTTCAGAAAAGAAGGAGGTACCTTGGGGACCAACTTTATTACGACTTTGTATGAAGATACCGATGGAAATATTTGGGTGGGTACCGATATAGGGGTGTATGTCTATTCGAAAGAGACAGAGTCGTTCAGCAAATTCACAATTAATAGCAACCGGAACACGGTAATTACACAACCGGTAACTTCCATTTTGGGTGATAAAGCCGGTAATATATGGATATCCGTAGATTCGCAGGGATTGTTTAGTTTTAATAAGAAAACCCGGAAATTACAGAATTATCAGTTTAACGGCCCCGGACAAATGGTTACGGGAAATGTGACACATTTCTTGTTTGATTCAAAAGGACGGTGCTGGATCAGTTTCTATTCCGATAACTTGTATTATTCCGACGACCAGTTTAAATCTCTTCATCCATTTTCGTCGGATACGGAAGAGAAGCCTTTCCGCGACGATATTATCAATAAATTGGTGGAGGGACCGGATAATACGTTGTTCGTGGGGTCATCCAAAGGGGGACTGAAGAAGATTGACATCCAATCGAACAAGGTTCGCGATTTATTGCCGATGAAAGATGGAAAGCTACCCTATGTACGCTCCATAGCATACTACACAGACAACGAGCTTTGGATAGGTACCGAATCGGGGATTTATATATATAATTTGCTTAGCGGGAAAAGAAATCATCTTGTGCATGACGAAGCGGATTCTTATTCATTGTCTGATAATGCGATTTATTCATTATACAAAGACAAGGAAGGTGGAATGTGGATCGGATCTTATTTCGGCGGACTAAATTATTATCCCAAGGGATACTCCTACATTGAAAAATATTATCCCAAAAAGGAGGACAATTTCAGATTGGGAAAGCGGGTACGTGAATTTTGTCAGGGGAAAGATGGTACCATATGGATTGGTACGGAGGATAAGGGCTTGTTTCTTTTTGATCCTCAAAATGGAAAAATTCAGCCTTTTGTAGACAAGTTGTTGTACAACAATGTTCATGGTCTGTGCATGGATGGGAATTTTCTGTGGGTGGGCACCTTTTCCAAGGGACTCAACCGCATTGATTTACGCACCGGAAGAGTTAAGAACTATCAGAAGGGAATGAGAGAGGATGACTTGAGTTCGAATGATATTTTTTCGGTTTGTCGTTCCAGATCAGGAACATTGTGGATTGGAACAACCTATGGTTTGCATACCTACGACAGAGAGTCGGATCGCTTTAAACGGGTGGAAAAGTTGACAGGTATTTTTATTTACGATATGCTGGAAGATGATGCAGGTAACCTTTGGATTGCCACCTATGCAAACGGAATATATTGCTTTAATCCAGCTAATAATATATGGAAACACTTTGTACACGAAGAAAATAATCCATACAGCTTATCCACCGACAGGGTGCTGAGCGTTTTTCAGGATACGGCTAAGCGGTTATGGTTTACCACTCAGGGAGGTGGATTTTGTATGTATGATAAGGTACATGATAGGTTTGAACATTATAATTCCGAATCTTCTGCATTACCATCCAATGTTGTTTTTAATATGGTGGAAGATAACAGCGGAAAGCTCTGGATAACGACCAACGACGGATTATTTTGTTTTGATCCCGTAACAAAGGCAGGAAAGGTGTATACCGTTTCCAGCGGGTTGCTAAGCAATCAGTTTAACTATCAATCGGCTTTCAAAGACCGTTCCGGTAAAATATATATGGGAACAATTGAAGGTTTTATCGGTTTCGATCCGGCTAGCTTTACAGAAAACAGATATGTACCGCCGGTGGTTATTACGGATTTTCTTTTGTTCAACCGTAAGGTGCCGGTAGCGACTAAAGATTCTCCTTTACCCAAAAGTATCAGTTTGCTGGATGCCATTACCCTTAAATCTAGTCAGCATTCATTCTCATTCCGTATTGCAGCGTTAAGTTATCAGTCGCCGCGGATGAATAAGCTGATGTATAAACTGGAGGGATTCGACAAGGAATGGTTTTACGTTAGGGAAACCCCGGTAATCAATTATTCTAATCTGCCCTATGGATCCTATACTTTTCTGGTTAAAGGGTCGAACAGTGATGGATTATGGAATGCTACTCCAACAACACTCGAAATTCATATTTTACCACCCTATTATCTTACTTTCTGGGCTTTTGCCTGTTATTTCCTGGTTGTACTGGCAACGCTTTACGGAGTTTATCGTTACCTGAAAAATCGAAGTGTACAGAAGCACCGTTTGCAAATGGAAAAGTTTGAACGGGAAAAGGAGCGCGAACTTTATAATGCTAAAGTCGACTTCTTTACTCAGGTGGCGCATGAGATCAGAACTCCTCTTACACTTATAAAAAGTCCCCTTGAAAATATTTTGAAAGAAAATGAATTTCAACCCGGAGTGGAAGAGGATTTACAGATTATGAGCAGGAACGCGAACCGGTTATTGGATCTGACCAATCAGCTGCTGGATTTCAGGAAGACAGAAAATAATGCCTTCCGGCTAACTTTTGTTGAATGCGAGATAGTAGCGTTGCTGAAGGATATACATGCGCGGTTTATACCGCTGGCAAAACAGAGGTGTATTGATTTTAGAATGGATATTCCGTTGGATAGCTATGTTGTTTCATGCGACAGAGAAGCTCTGATTAAGATTGTGAGTAATCTGTTTTCCAATGCGTTGAATCATGCGGGTGGCTTTATTCATGTAAAGCTTGTGACCGAAGAACCTGCCGATTGGTTTTCTGTTGTGGTGTCTAACGACGGAGAGATTGTTCCTTCCGAAATGAGAGAGGCTATTTTTAAACCATTTGTACAATATAATGACAAAGGGAAGAAGCAGACTTCGGGTACCGGTATCGGGTTGGCTTTGGCCCGTTCGCTGGCAGAATTGCATGAGGGTACCCTGATGATGGATGAAACACTTGAACTGAACGTTTTCCGGTTAACCCTTCCGGTTCATCACAAAGAGACTATCCGGTTGCATTCTGAAGTGCCGCTTGCTATGGAAGATGTACATGCGACTTCTGAGTTTATTGCTCCGTTGTATGATATTCTCCCGGTTGATCAAAAAACGAACGACATCGAACCTGAATTGTCAAACGTGCAGACGAAATCCAACGAGAGAAAAGAAGTAGTTCTGGTTGTGGAAGATAATAAGGAGATGAGAG containing:
- a CDS encoding hybrid sensor histidine kinase/response regulator transcription factor, which encodes MNKQLYLFICLLLCLLTNAPSARCSVNQQDTRYYFQRLNSKDGLSQNTVHAILQDSQGFMWFGTKDGLNRFDGLTFRVFRKEGGTLGTNFITTLYEDTDGNIWVGTDIGVYVYSKETESFSKFTINSNRNTVITQPVTSILGDKAGNIWISVDSQGLFSFNKKTRKLQNYQFNGPGQMVTGNVTHFLFDSKGRCWISFYSDNLYYSDDQFKSLHPFSSDTEEKPFRDDIINKLVEGPDNTLFVGSSKGGLKKIDIQSNKVRDLLPMKDGKLPYVRSIAYYTDNELWIGTESGIYIYNLLSGKRNHLVHDEADSYSLSDNAIYSLYKDKEGGMWIGSYFGGLNYYPKGYSYIEKYYPKKEDNFRLGKRVREFCQGKDGTIWIGTEDKGLFLFDPQNGKIQPFVDKLLYNNVHGLCMDGNFLWVGTFSKGLNRIDLRTGRVKNYQKGMREDDLSSNDIFSVCRSRSGTLWIGTTYGLHTYDRESDRFKRVEKLTGIFIYDMLEDDAGNLWIATYANGIYCFNPANNIWKHFVHEENNPYSLSTDRVLSVFQDTAKRLWFTTQGGGFCMYDKVHDRFEHYNSESSALPSNVVFNMVEDNSGKLWITTNDGLFCFDPVTKAGKVYTVSSGLLSNQFNYQSAFKDRSGKIYMGTIEGFIGFDPASFTENRYVPPVVITDFLLFNRKVPVATKDSPLPKSISLLDAITLKSSQHSFSFRIAALSYQSPRMNKLMYKLEGFDKEWFYVRETPVINYSNLPYGSYTFLVKGSNSDGLWNATPTTLEIHILPPYYLTFWAFACYFLVVLATLYGVYRYLKNRSVQKHRLQMEKFEREKERELYNAKVDFFTQVAHEIRTPLTLIKSPLENILKENEFQPGVEEDLQIMSRNANRLLDLTNQLLDFRKTENNAFRLTFVECEIVALLKDIHARFIPLAKQRCIDFRMDIPLDSYVVSCDREALIKIVSNLFSNALNHAGGFIHVKLVTEEPADWFSVVVSNDGEIVPSEMREAIFKPFVQYNDKGKKQTSGTGIGLALARSLAELHEGTLMMDETLELNVFRLTLPVHHKETIRLHSEVPLAMEDVHATSEFIAPLYDILPVDQKTNDIEPELSNVQTKSNERKEVVLVVEDNKEMRGFLCRHLSPHYTVLAAADGQEAIEMLDTNYVNLIVSDVMMPKIDGLELCSRIKSDLSYSHIPIILLTAKTNVQAKIDGIRSGADAYIEKPFSIEFLLVSISGMLANREKLHQAFVSSPFIGTSTMAITKADESFLKILNEEVERNMSDPEFNLDDLAASMHMSRSSLNRKIKGILDLTPNDYIRLERLKKAASLLQEGECKINEVCYRVGFNTPSYFAKCFQKQFGVLPKDFVNP